The following are from one region of the Gadus chalcogrammus isolate NIFS_2021 chromosome 19, NIFS_Gcha_1.0, whole genome shotgun sequence genome:
- the LOC130372452 gene encoding recQ-like DNA helicase BLM isoform X1 encodes MAGKMARNPADERFRGLDFAHSPEMLRMFNNIFGLHEFRVNQLEAINATILKENVFVVGGNGAGKSLCYQLPACLSAGVTVVISPLKSLILDQIQKLTELGIKARTLWGDHGYTDAENNYEQLSENDPMIKLLYVTPEKVRMSRPLIEALQSLLDRGLLARFVIDEAQCISQWGDNFRPDYGTLNELQQDFPGVPIIAVSGPIGPHIQEDILKRLQMTNPQVFTMSLNRTNLKYAVPTRTTMYGEMDCITWIKEHYPRDSGIVYCWRRVVCEYMADSLNEAGLLACSYHAGMPNRDRKSAQNKWKENECQVICATVAFGMGIHKPDVRYVIHTFLPKSMEQYHRESGRVGRDGNMSHCILFYSDSDHGVLERAIRNDESVDEKSKDGELVNLEPMVEYCLNKKDCRRIQLLTYFGGVDTEANLCKKNTEAICDNCERDNTVTDCHSGKGQRGRRLSWAV; translated from the exons ATGGCTGG AAAAATGGCCCGAAACCCTGCGGACGAGCGCTTCAGAGGCCTCGACTTCGCCCACTCTCCAGAGATGTTGAGGATGTTCAACAACATTTTTGGTCTTCATGAGTTTCGGGTCAATCAACTTGAAGCAATTAATGCCACAATTTTGAAAGAAAATGTCTTTGTTGTTGGTGGTAATG GTGCCGGTAAAAGCCTGTGCTACCAGCTACCAGCCTGCTTGTCTGCGGGAGTCACTGTGGTGATCTCCCCACTCAAGTCCCTCATCCTGGACCAGATCCAGAAACTCACAGAACTGGGT ATTAAGGCCAGGACCCTCTGGGGCGACCACGGTTACACCGATGCAGAAAATAACTATGAACAGTtgtccgaaaatgatccgatgATCAAACTGCTCTACGTCACCCCCGAGAAG GTGAGAATGAGTCGTCCACTGATCGAGGCTCTGCAGAGCCTGTTAGACCGAGGTCTTCTGGCTCGGTTTGTAATTGATGAGGCCCAGTGCATCAGTCAG TGGGGCGACAACTTCCGGCCAGACTACGGGACGTTGAATGAGCTGCAGCAGGACTTTCCGGGGGTGCCCATAATTGCTGTGTCAGGCCCCATCGGGCCCCACATCCAGGAGGACATCCTCAAAAGGCTGCAGATGACCAACCCTCAGGT GTTCACCATGAGCTTAAACCGAACAAATCTAAAGTATGCCGTGCCGACCAGGACAACAATGTATGGGGAAATGGACTGCATTACCTGGATCAAGGAGCACTATCCAC GTGACTCGGGCATCGTGTACTGCTGGAGACGTGTGGTCTGTGAATACATGGCAGACAGCCTGAACGAGGCAGGCCTGCTGGCATGTTCGTATCACGCAGGGATGCctaacagagacagaaagagcgCACAGAACAAATGGAAAGAAAATGAATGCCAG GTGATCTGTGCCACAGTAGCCTTTGGCATGGGCATCCACAAGCCGGACGTGCGGTACGTGATCCACACCTTTCTGCCCAAGTCCATGGAACAGTACCACCGGGAGTCAGGCCGGGTCGGCAGGGACGGGAACATGTCCCACTGCATCCTCTTTTATTCCGACAGTGACCATGGTGTCCTCGAACGTGCCATCAGAA ACGATGAATCTGTGGATGAAAAATCCAAGGATGGGGAATTAGTCAACCTAGAACCAATGGTGGAATACTGCTTGAATAAGAAGGACTGCAGAAGAATACAACTGCTTACTTACTTTGGTGGGGTCGACACTGAAGCCAACTTATGCAAGAAAAACACAGAAGCCATCTGTGACAACTGCGAAAGAGATAAT ACAGTGACGGACTGTCATTCTGGCAAAGGCCAGAGGGGCCGCAGGCTCTCGTGGGCCGTTTGA
- the LOC130372452 gene encoding recQ-like DNA helicase BLM isoform X2: MARNPADERFRGLDFAHSPEMLRMFNNIFGLHEFRVNQLEAINATILKENVFVVGGNGAGKSLCYQLPACLSAGVTVVISPLKSLILDQIQKLTELGIKARTLWGDHGYTDAENNYEQLSENDPMIKLLYVTPEKVRMSRPLIEALQSLLDRGLLARFVIDEAQCISQWGDNFRPDYGTLNELQQDFPGVPIIAVSGPIGPHIQEDILKRLQMTNPQVFTMSLNRTNLKYAVPTRTTMYGEMDCITWIKEHYPRDSGIVYCWRRVVCEYMADSLNEAGLLACSYHAGMPNRDRKSAQNKWKENECQVICATVAFGMGIHKPDVRYVIHTFLPKSMEQYHRESGRVGRDGNMSHCILFYSDSDHGVLERAIRNDESVDEKSKDGELVNLEPMVEYCLNKKDCRRIQLLTYFGGVDTEANLCKKNTEAICDNCERDNTVTDCHSGKGQRGRRLSWAV; this comes from the exons ATGGCCCGAAACCCTGCGGACGAGCGCTTCAGAGGCCTCGACTTCGCCCACTCTCCAGAGATGTTGAGGATGTTCAACAACATTTTTGGTCTTCATGAGTTTCGGGTCAATCAACTTGAAGCAATTAATGCCACAATTTTGAAAGAAAATGTCTTTGTTGTTGGTGGTAATG GTGCCGGTAAAAGCCTGTGCTACCAGCTACCAGCCTGCTTGTCTGCGGGAGTCACTGTGGTGATCTCCCCACTCAAGTCCCTCATCCTGGACCAGATCCAGAAACTCACAGAACTGGGT ATTAAGGCCAGGACCCTCTGGGGCGACCACGGTTACACCGATGCAGAAAATAACTATGAACAGTtgtccgaaaatgatccgatgATCAAACTGCTCTACGTCACCCCCGAGAAG GTGAGAATGAGTCGTCCACTGATCGAGGCTCTGCAGAGCCTGTTAGACCGAGGTCTTCTGGCTCGGTTTGTAATTGATGAGGCCCAGTGCATCAGTCAG TGGGGCGACAACTTCCGGCCAGACTACGGGACGTTGAATGAGCTGCAGCAGGACTTTCCGGGGGTGCCCATAATTGCTGTGTCAGGCCCCATCGGGCCCCACATCCAGGAGGACATCCTCAAAAGGCTGCAGATGACCAACCCTCAGGT GTTCACCATGAGCTTAAACCGAACAAATCTAAAGTATGCCGTGCCGACCAGGACAACAATGTATGGGGAAATGGACTGCATTACCTGGATCAAGGAGCACTATCCAC GTGACTCGGGCATCGTGTACTGCTGGAGACGTGTGGTCTGTGAATACATGGCAGACAGCCTGAACGAGGCAGGCCTGCTGGCATGTTCGTATCACGCAGGGATGCctaacagagacagaaagagcgCACAGAACAAATGGAAAGAAAATGAATGCCAG GTGATCTGTGCCACAGTAGCCTTTGGCATGGGCATCCACAAGCCGGACGTGCGGTACGTGATCCACACCTTTCTGCCCAAGTCCATGGAACAGTACCACCGGGAGTCAGGCCGGGTCGGCAGGGACGGGAACATGTCCCACTGCATCCTCTTTTATTCCGACAGTGACCATGGTGTCCTCGAACGTGCCATCAGAA ACGATGAATCTGTGGATGAAAAATCCAAGGATGGGGAATTAGTCAACCTAGAACCAATGGTGGAATACTGCTTGAATAAGAAGGACTGCAGAAGAATACAACTGCTTACTTACTTTGGTGGGGTCGACACTGAAGCCAACTTATGCAAGAAAAACACAGAAGCCATCTGTGACAACTGCGAAAGAGATAAT ACAGTGACGGACTGTCATTCTGGCAAAGGCCAGAGGGGCCGCAGGCTCTCGTGGGCCGTTTGA